From the genome of Mugil cephalus isolate CIBA_MC_2020 chromosome 2, CIBA_Mcephalus_1.1, whole genome shotgun sequence, one region includes:
- the LOC125004228 gene encoding mucin-5AC-like isoform X4, producing the protein MGTLIFLLLLAGLVGMTSAQLNNMTSANMTTSSPAGNETSLAFNATSSPAGNETSLAVNTTSSPAGNETSPAGNATSPAVNATSSPAGNETSPAVNATSPLAGNETSSSVNATSSPEVNVTSSPAGNETSPAVNATSSPAGNETPAGNETSPAVNATSSPEVNATSSPEVNATSSPAGNETSPAGNETSPAGNETSPAVNATSSPAGNETSPSVNATSSPEVNVTSSPAGNATSPAVNATSSPEVNATSSPEVNATSSPAGNETSPAVNATSSPAGNETSPSVNATSSPEVNVTSSPAGNATSPAVNATSSPEVNATSSPAVNATSSPAGNETSPAVNATSSPEVNATSSPAGNETSPAVNATSSPEVNATLSPAGNATTPLAGNETSPSVNATSSPAGNETSPPAVNATSSPASNETSSPAVNATSPPAVNETSPAINATSPPTVNETSPSVNATSSPAGNETSPAVNATSSPEVNGTSQPPATTLPSQGTTNGTSSPSTMPTAIPTTTTTAAPPQPPKINLGFKLQKTFTEELNNPSSPQFKALENEVTTALNEVYKRQYGPSFNQTNVRGFRSGSIVADVDLIFNEGEPLPNATSAADTLVAAVSSGNFSLNVNTSSITATVVETPTEAPVTVVPSTSVSIPISVNVTSSPVNVTSPPVNMTSPPANMTSPPLNITSPPVNMTSPPVNMTSPPPVNMTSPPVNMTSPPPVNMTSPPVNMTSPPPVNMTSPPVNMTSPPPVNMTSPPLNITSPPVNMTSPPPVNMTSPPVNMTSPPPVNMTSPPVNMTSPPPVNMTSPPLNITSPPVNMTSPPVNMTSPPPVNMTSPPVNMTSPPPVNMTSPPVNMTSPPVNMTSPPPVNMTSPPVNMTSPPPVNMTSPPLNITSPPVNMTSPPPVNMTSPPVNMTSPPPVNMTSPPVNMTSPPPVNMTSPPVNMTSPPPVNMTSPPVNMTSPPVTPSSPPVNMTSPPLNMTSPPVNMTSPPLNMTSPPVTPSSPPVNMTSPPVNMTSPPPVITPVPTNGTSAQPVITTTTTTTAAPVNSAVRLGFSLGRTFEPELANRSSEAFRSLANTVTASLDNVYSRRYGSRYRGSRVTSFRQGSVVVDAELIFNNASTVPEASDVEVGLIEAATNSSNFSLPVNISTIAATRIITTSAPTAAPTAAPNATVAPTAAPNATVAPTAAPNATEAFTAAPNATVAPTAAPNATDAPTMAPNATVAPTAAPNATVAPTMAPNATVAPTMAPNATVGPTAAPNATEAPTMAPNATVASTMAPNVTVASTAAPNTTVASTAAPNTTVASTMAPNATVASTTTPNATVASTAAPNTTVASTTDSTTSVTTATTTASTDPPSFNEGTLGLTFSLNQTFTSDLANPSSSAFQTLAATVVREINIVGRRLYGSTFLRSIVNAFRSGSVVVDMTLVFRDQNSVPDPSTATTDFSNELNSTSLNFIPGSVSAHSASGSPPRPTTATLAVITLTLVAVTQMLINL; encoded by the exons ATGGGGACCCTCATATTCCTTCTCCTACTAGCAG GACTAGTGGGAATGACATCAGCTCAATTAAATAACATGACATCAG CAAACATGACTACCTCATCACCAGCAGGCAATGAGACATCACTAGCATTTAATGCAACCTCGTCACCAGCAGGCAATGAGACATCACTAGCAGTTAATACAACCTCATCACCAGCAGGCAATGAGACATCACCAGCAGGCAATGCGACATCACCAGCAGTTAATGCAACCTCATCACCAGCAGGCAATGAGACATCACCAGCAGTTAatgcaacctcaccactagcAGGCAATGAGACATCATCATCAGTTAATGCAACCTCATCACCAGAAGTTAATGTAACCTCATCACCAGCAGGCAATGAGACATCACCAGCAGTTAATGCAACCTCATCACCAGCAGGCAATGAGA CACCAGCAGGCAATGAGACATCACCAGCAGTTAATGCAACCTCATCACCAGAAGTTAATGCAACCTCATCACCAGAAGTTAATGCAACCTCATCACCAGCAGGCAATGAGACATCACCAGCAGGCAATGAGACATCACCAGCAGGCAATGAGACATCACCAGCAGTTAATGCAACCTCATCACCAGCAGGCAATGAGACATCACCATCAGTTAATGCAACCTCATCACCAGAAGTTAATGTAACCTCATCACCAGCAGGCAATGCGACATCACCAGCAGTTAATGCAACCTCATCACCAGAAGTTAATGCAACCTCATCACCAGAAGTTAATGCAACCTCATCACCAGCAGGCAATGAGACATCACCAGCAGTTAATGCAACCTCATCACCAGCAGGCAATGAGACATCACCATCAGTTAATGCAACCTCATCACCAGAAGTTAATGTAACCTCATCACCAGCAGGCAATGCGACATCACCAGCAGTTAATGCAACCTCATCACCAGAAGTTAATGCAACCTC ATCACCAGCAGTTAATGCAACCTCATCACCAGCAGGCAATGAGACATCACCAGCAGTTAATGCAACCTCATCACCAGAAGTTAATGCAACCTCATCACCAGCAGGCAATGAGACATCACCAGCAGTTAATGCAACCTCATCACCAGAAGTTAATGCAACATTATCACCAGCAGGCAATGCAACCACACCACTAGCAGGCAATGAGACATCACCATCAGTAAATGCAACCTCATCACCAGCAGGCAATGAGACATCACCACCAgcagtaaatgcaacttcatCACCAGCAAGCAATGAGACTTCATCACCAGCAGTTAATGCAACCTCACCACCAGCAGTCAACGAGACATCACCAGCAATTAATGCAACCTCGCCACCAACAGTCAATGAGACATCACCATCAGTTAATGCAACCTCATCACCAGCAGGCAACGAGACATCACCAGCAGTTAATGCAACCTCATCACCAGAAGTTAATGGGACCTCACAACCACCAGCCACCACATTGCCATCTCAAG GCACCACAAATGGAACATCTTCACCATCAACAATGCCTACTGCCATTCCGACTACCACCACAACAGCtgcaccaccacaaccacctaAAATTAATTTGGGATTTAAGTTGCAGAAAACCTTTACAGAAGAACTTAATAACCCTTCCTCACCACAGTTCAAAGCTTTGGAAAATGAAGTAACCACAGCG CTCAACGAGGTTTATAAAAGGCAATATGGACCTAGTTTCAATCAGACTAACGTCAGAGGATTCAG GAGTGGTTCCATTGTGGCAGATGTTGACCTGATATTCAACGAGGGGGAGCCCCTACCCAATGCCACTTCAGCAGCGGACACTCTGGTGGCTGCTGTTTCTAGCGGAAACTTTTCCCTCAATGTCAACACATCATCTATTACAGCAACTG ttgtgGAGACACCAACTGAAGCCCCTGTCACAGTTGTACCTTCCACTTCAGTTTCAATTCCCATTTCAG TCAACGTGACCTCATCACCTGTCAACGTGACCTCACCACCAGTCAACATGACCTCACCACCAGCCAACATGACGTCGCCACCACTCAACATAACCTCACCACCAGTCAACATGACCTCACCACCAGTCAACATGACCTCTCCTCCACCAGTCAACATGACGTCACCACCAGTCAACATGACCTCTCCTCCACCAGTCAACATGACGTCACCACCAGTCAACATGACCTCTCCTCCACCAGTCAACATGACGTCACCACCAGTCAACATGACCTCTCCTCCACCAGTCAACATGACGTCACCACCACTCAACATAACCTCACCACCAGTCAACATGACCTCTCCTCCACCAGTCAACATGACCTCACCACCAGTCAACATGACCTCTCCTCCACCAGTCAACATGACGTCACCACCAGTCAACATGACCTCTCCTCCACCAGTCAACATGACGTCACCACCACTCAACATAACCTCACCACCAGTCAACATGACGTCACCACCAGTCAACATGACCTCTCCTCCACCAGTCAACATGACGTCACCACCAGTCAACATGACCTCTCCTCCACCAGTCAACATGACGTCACCACCAGTCAACATGACCTCACCACCAGTCAACATGACCTCTCCTCCACCAGTCAACATGACGTCACCACCAGTCAACATGACCTCTCCTCCACCAGTCAACATGACGTCACCACCACTCAACATAACCTCACCACCAGTCAACATGACCTCTCCTCCACCAGTCAACATGACCTCACCACCAGTCAACATGACCTCTCCTCCACCAGTCAAC ATGACGTCACCACCAGTCAACATGACCTCTCCTCCACCAGTCAACATGACGTCACCACCAGTCAACATGACCTCTCCTCCACCAGTCAACATGACGTCACCACCAGTCAACATGACCTCTCCTCCAGTGACACCATCCTCACCACCAGTCAACATGACCTCACCACCACTCAACATGACCTCACCACCAGTCAACATGACGTCACCACCACTCAACATGACCTCACCACCAGTGACACCATCCTCACCACCAGTCAACATGACCTCACCACCAGTCAACATGacatcaccaccaccagtcaTCACACCCGTGCCTA CAAATGGAACGTCAGCACAGCCAGTTAtcacaactactactactacaacagCTGCCCCAGTAAACTCAGCAGTCAGACTTGGATTTAGCTTGGGGCGGACGTTTGAACCAGAACTTGCAAACAGATCCTCtgaagcgttcaggagtttAGCAAATACAGTTACAGCATCC TTGGACAATGTCTACAGCAGAAGATATGGAAGCCGCTACCGGGGATCTAGGGTCACTTCTTTCCG GCAAGGTTCAGTTGTGGTAGATGCTGAGTTGATATTTAACAATGCCAGCACAGTTCCAGAAGCTAGTGATGTGGAAGTCGGTCTAATAGAGGCAGCAACCAACTCTTCTAACTTCTCCCTCCCAGTGAACATTTCAACTATTGCTGCAACAA GAATTATTACTACATCTGCCCCAACTGCAGCTCCAACCGCAGCACCTAATGCTACAGTTGCCCCAACCGCAGCACCCAATGCTACAGTGGCCCCTACCGCAGCACCTAATGCTACAGAGGCCTTTACGGCAGCACCCAATGCTACAGTGGCCCCTACCGCAGCACCCAATGCTACAGATGCCCCAACCATGGCTCCCAATGCTACAGTTGCCCCAACCGCAGCTCCCAATGCTACAGTTGCCCCAACCATGGCTCCCAATGCTACAGTTGCCCCAACCATGGCTCCCAATGCTACAGTTGGCCCAACCGCAGCTCCCAATGCTACAGAGGCCCCAACCATGGCTCCCAATGCTACAGTTGCCTCAACCATGGCTCCCAATGTTACAGTTGCCTCAACCGCAGCTCCCAATACTACAGTTGCCTCAACCGCA GCTCCCAATACTACAGTTGCCTCAACCATGGCTCCCAATGCTACAGTTGCCTCAACCACAACTCCCAATGCTACAGTTGCCTCAACCGCTGCTCCCAATACTACAGTTGCCTCAACCACAGATTCTACTACTTCAGTCACAACTGCAACCACCACTGCATCCACAGATCCACCTTCATTCAATGAGGGGACACTTGGCCTCACATTCAGTCTCAACCAAACATTTACATCAGATCTCGCCAATCCATCCTCATCAGCTTTCCAAACCTTGGCTGCAACTGTGGTCAGAGAG ATAAACATTGTCGGTAGGAGGCTCTATGGCTCAACTTTCCTTCGCTCAATCGTGAATGCATTCAG GAGTGGATCAGTGGTTGTCGACATGACTCTTGTGTTCAGGGATCAAAACTCAGTTCCTGATCCAAGCACGGCAACTACAGATTTCAGCAATGAACTCAACTCCACTTCCCTGAATTTCATACCAGGCAGCGTTTCTGCAC attcTGCATCAGGCAGTCCTCCTCGGCCCACGACAGCGACTCTGGCTGTCATCACCCTAACACTGGTGGCTGTCACACAGATGTTGATTAATTTGTAG
- the LOC125004228 gene encoding mucin-19-like isoform X16, with protein sequence MGTLIFLLLLAGLVGMTSAQLNNMTSANMTTSSPAGNETSLAFNATSSPAGNETSLAVNTTSSPAGNETSPAGNATSPAVNATSSPAGNETSPAVNATSPLAGNETSSSVNATSSPEVNVTSSPAGNETSPAVNATSSPAGNETPAGNETSPAVNATSSPEVNATSSPEVNATSSPAGNETSPAGNETSPAGNETSPAVNATSSPAGNETSPSVNATSSPEVNVTSSPAGNATSPAVNATSSPEVNATSSPEVNATSSPAGNETSPAVNATSSPAGNETSPSVNATSSPEVNVTSSPAGNATSPAVNATSSPEVNATSSPAVNATSSPAGNETSPAVNATSSPEVNATSSPSVNATSSPAGNETSPAVNATSSPEVNGTSQPPATTLPSQGTTNGTSSPSTMPTAIPTTTTTAAPPQPPKINLGFKLQKTFTEELNNPSSPQFKALENEVTTALNEVYKRQYGPSFNQTNVRGFRSGSIVADVDLIFNEGEPLPNATSAADTLVAAVSSGNFSLNVNTSSITATVVETPTEAPVTVVPSTSVSIPISVNVTSSPVNVTSPPVNMTSPPANMTSPPLNITSPPVNMTSPPVNMTSPPPVNMTSPPVNMTSPPPVNMTSPPVNMTSPPPVNMTSPPVNMTSPPPVNMTSPPLNITSPPVNMTSPPPVNMTSPPVNMTSPPPVNMTSPPVNMTSPPPVNMTSPPLNITSPPVNMTSPPVNMTSPPPVNMTSPPVNMTSPPPVNMTSPPVNMTSPPVNMTSPPPVNMTSPPVNMTSPPPVNMTSPPLNITSPPVNMTSPPPVNMTSPPVNMTSPPPVNMTSPPVNMTSPPPVNMTSPPVNMTSPPPVNMTSPPVNMTSPPVTPSSPPVNMTSPPLNMTSPPVNMTSPPLNMTSPPVTPSSPPVNMTSPPVNMTSPPPVITPVPTNGTSAQPVITTTTTTTAAPVNSAVRLGFSLGRTFEPELANRSSEAFRSLANTVTASLDNVYSRRYGSRYRGSRVTSFRQGSVVVDAELIFNNASTVPEASDVEVGLIEAATNSSNFSLPVNISTIAATRIITTSAPTAAPTAAPNATVAPTAAPNATVAPTAAPNATEAFTAAPNATVAPTAAPNATDAPTMAPNATVAPTAAPNATVAPTMAPNATVAPTMAPNATVGPTAAPNATEAPTMAPNATVASTMAPNVTVASTAAPNTTVASTAAPNTTVASTMAPNATVASTTTPNATVASTAAPNTTVASTTDSTTSVTTATTTASTDPPSFNEGTLGLTFSLNQTFTSDLANPSSSAFQTLAATVVREINIVGRRLYGSTFLRSIVNAFRSGSVVVDMTLVFRDQNSVPDPSTATTDFSNELNSTSLNFIPGSVSAHSASGSPPRPTTATLAVITLTLVAVTQMLINL encoded by the exons ATGGGGACCCTCATATTCCTTCTCCTACTAGCAG GACTAGTGGGAATGACATCAGCTCAATTAAATAACATGACATCAG CAAACATGACTACCTCATCACCAGCAGGCAATGAGACATCACTAGCATTTAATGCAACCTCGTCACCAGCAGGCAATGAGACATCACTAGCAGTTAATACAACCTCATCACCAGCAGGCAATGAGACATCACCAGCAGGCAATGCGACATCACCAGCAGTTAATGCAACCTCATCACCAGCAGGCAATGAGACATCACCAGCAGTTAatgcaacctcaccactagcAGGCAATGAGACATCATCATCAGTTAATGCAACCTCATCACCAGAAGTTAATGTAACCTCATCACCAGCAGGCAATGAGACATCACCAGCAGTTAATGCAACCTCATCACCAGCAGGCAATGAGA CACCAGCAGGCAATGAGACATCACCAGCAGTTAATGCAACCTCATCACCAGAAGTTAATGCAACCTCATCACCAGAAGTTAATGCAACCTCATCACCAGCAGGCAATGAGACATCACCAGCAGGCAATGAGACATCACCAGCAGGCAATGAGACATCACCAGCAGTTAATGCAACCTCATCACCAGCAGGCAATGAGACATCACCATCAGTTAATGCAACCTCATCACCAGAAGTTAATGTAACCTCATCACCAGCAGGCAATGCGACATCACCAGCAGTTAATGCAACCTCATCACCAGAAGTTAATGCAACCTCATCACCAGAAGTTAATGCAACCTCATCACCAGCAGGCAATGAGACATCACCAGCAGTTAATGCAACCTCATCACCAGCAGGCAATGAGACATCACCATCAGTTAATGCAACCTCATCACCAGAAGTTAATGTAACCTCATCACCAGCAGGCAATGCGACATCACCAGCAGTTAATGCAACCTCATCACCAGAAGTTAATGCAACCTC ATCACCAGCAGTTAATGCAACCTCATCACCAGCAGGCAATGAGACATCACCAGCAGTTAATGCAACCTCATCACCAGAAGTTAATGCAACCTC ATCACCATCAGTTAATGCAACCTCATCACCAGCAGGCAACGAGACATCACCAGCAGTTAATGCAACCTCATCACCAGAAGTTAATGGGACCTCACAACCACCAGCCACCACATTGCCATCTCAAG GCACCACAAATGGAACATCTTCACCATCAACAATGCCTACTGCCATTCCGACTACCACCACAACAGCtgcaccaccacaaccacctaAAATTAATTTGGGATTTAAGTTGCAGAAAACCTTTACAGAAGAACTTAATAACCCTTCCTCACCACAGTTCAAAGCTTTGGAAAATGAAGTAACCACAGCG CTCAACGAGGTTTATAAAAGGCAATATGGACCTAGTTTCAATCAGACTAACGTCAGAGGATTCAG GAGTGGTTCCATTGTGGCAGATGTTGACCTGATATTCAACGAGGGGGAGCCCCTACCCAATGCCACTTCAGCAGCGGACACTCTGGTGGCTGCTGTTTCTAGCGGAAACTTTTCCCTCAATGTCAACACATCATCTATTACAGCAACTG ttgtgGAGACACCAACTGAAGCCCCTGTCACAGTTGTACCTTCCACTTCAGTTTCAATTCCCATTTCAG TCAACGTGACCTCATCACCTGTCAACGTGACCTCACCACCAGTCAACATGACCTCACCACCAGCCAACATGACGTCGCCACCACTCAACATAACCTCACCACCAGTCAACATGACCTCACCACCAGTCAACATGACCTCTCCTCCACCAGTCAACATGACGTCACCACCAGTCAACATGACCTCTCCTCCACCAGTCAACATGACGTCACCACCAGTCAACATGACCTCTCCTCCACCAGTCAACATGACGTCACCACCAGTCAACATGACCTCTCCTCCACCAGTCAACATGACGTCACCACCACTCAACATAACCTCACCACCAGTCAACATGACCTCTCCTCCACCAGTCAACATGACCTCACCACCAGTCAACATGACCTCTCCTCCACCAGTCAACATGACGTCACCACCAGTCAACATGACCTCTCCTCCACCAGTCAACATGACGTCACCACCACTCAACATAACCTCACCACCAGTCAACATGACGTCACCACCAGTCAACATGACCTCTCCTCCACCAGTCAACATGACGTCACCACCAGTCAACATGACCTCTCCTCCACCAGTCAACATGACGTCACCACCAGTCAACATGACCTCACCACCAGTCAACATGACCTCTCCTCCACCAGTCAACATGACGTCACCACCAGTCAACATGACCTCTCCTCCACCAGTCAACATGACGTCACCACCACTCAACATAACCTCACCACCAGTCAACATGACCTCTCCTCCACCAGTCAACATGACCTCACCACCAGTCAACATGACCTCTCCTCCACCAGTCAAC ATGACGTCACCACCAGTCAACATGACCTCTCCTCCACCAGTCAACATGACGTCACCACCAGTCAACATGACCTCTCCTCCACCAGTCAACATGACGTCACCACCAGTCAACATGACCTCTCCTCCAGTGACACCATCCTCACCACCAGTCAACATGACCTCACCACCACTCAACATGACCTCACCACCAGTCAACATGACGTCACCACCACTCAACATGACCTCACCACCAGTGACACCATCCTCACCACCAGTCAACATGACCTCACCACCAGTCAACATGacatcaccaccaccagtcaTCACACCCGTGCCTA CAAATGGAACGTCAGCACAGCCAGTTAtcacaactactactactacaacagCTGCCCCAGTAAACTCAGCAGTCAGACTTGGATTTAGCTTGGGGCGGACGTTTGAACCAGAACTTGCAAACAGATCCTCtgaagcgttcaggagtttAGCAAATACAGTTACAGCATCC TTGGACAATGTCTACAGCAGAAGATATGGAAGCCGCTACCGGGGATCTAGGGTCACTTCTTTCCG GCAAGGTTCAGTTGTGGTAGATGCTGAGTTGATATTTAACAATGCCAGCACAGTTCCAGAAGCTAGTGATGTGGAAGTCGGTCTAATAGAGGCAGCAACCAACTCTTCTAACTTCTCCCTCCCAGTGAACATTTCAACTATTGCTGCAACAA GAATTATTACTACATCTGCCCCAACTGCAGCTCCAACCGCAGCACCTAATGCTACAGTTGCCCCAACCGCAGCACCCAATGCTACAGTGGCCCCTACCGCAGCACCTAATGCTACAGAGGCCTTTACGGCAGCACCCAATGCTACAGTGGCCCCTACCGCAGCACCCAATGCTACAGATGCCCCAACCATGGCTCCCAATGCTACAGTTGCCCCAACCGCAGCTCCCAATGCTACAGTTGCCCCAACCATGGCTCCCAATGCTACAGTTGCCCCAACCATGGCTCCCAATGCTACAGTTGGCCCAACCGCAGCTCCCAATGCTACAGAGGCCCCAACCATGGCTCCCAATGCTACAGTTGCCTCAACCATGGCTCCCAATGTTACAGTTGCCTCAACCGCAGCTCCCAATACTACAGTTGCCTCAACCGCA GCTCCCAATACTACAGTTGCCTCAACCATGGCTCCCAATGCTACAGTTGCCTCAACCACAACTCCCAATGCTACAGTTGCCTCAACCGCTGCTCCCAATACTACAGTTGCCTCAACCACAGATTCTACTACTTCAGTCACAACTGCAACCACCACTGCATCCACAGATCCACCTTCATTCAATGAGGGGACACTTGGCCTCACATTCAGTCTCAACCAAACATTTACATCAGATCTCGCCAATCCATCCTCATCAGCTTTCCAAACCTTGGCTGCAACTGTGGTCAGAGAG ATAAACATTGTCGGTAGGAGGCTCTATGGCTCAACTTTCCTTCGCTCAATCGTGAATGCATTCAG GAGTGGATCAGTGGTTGTCGACATGACTCTTGTGTTCAGGGATCAAAACTCAGTTCCTGATCCAAGCACGGCAACTACAGATTTCAGCAATGAACTCAACTCCACTTCCCTGAATTTCATACCAGGCAGCGTTTCTGCAC attcTGCATCAGGCAGTCCTCCTCGGCCCACGACAGCGACTCTGGCTGTCATCACCCTAACACTGGTGGCTGTCACACAGATGTTGATTAATTTGTAG